A genomic stretch from Lathyrus oleraceus cultivar Zhongwan6 chromosome 2, CAAS_Psat_ZW6_1.0, whole genome shotgun sequence includes:
- the LOC127123773 gene encoding uncharacterized protein LOC127123773, which produces MEIDFEGIIEKGEAGIVKEDVIEKKEDGSENEESRNQGMFSKFKKMLATLQISISFHEIFELMPKFAKIMKALLKGTKEKVVKEHILHALCDLGSSINVIPLKKVKELKVGEITPSNMTLTLADSSVTQPIGILRDVLVHVNILVFPVDFAVLDTKGDSGGFVILG; this is translated from the exons ATGGAAATAGATTTTGAGGGAATTATTGAAAAGGGTGAAGCTGGAATAGTTAAGGAGGATGTGATTGAGAAAAAAGAAGATGGAAGTGAAAATGAAGAGAGTAGAAATCAAG GAATGTTTTCAAAGTTCAAGAAAATGCTAGCTACTCTCCAGATAAGTATTTCGTTCCATGAAATTTTTGAACTAATGCCTAAGTTTGCTAAAATTATGAAGGCATTACTAAAGGGGACGAAAGAGAAAGTGGTCAAGGAACAT ATTTTGCATGCTCTATGTGATCTTGGATCTAGCATAAATGTCATACCACTGAAAAAGGTTAAAGAATTGAAAGTGGGTGAGATCACACCGAGTAACATGACTCTCACTCTAGCTGACTCATCTGTTACTCAACCAATTGGTATCTTAAGAGACGTGTTAGTACATGTCAACATATTAGTGTTTCCTGTAGATTTTGCAGTGCTTGATACAAAAGGAGATTCAGGAGGATTTGTTATTCTCGGATGA